GGTACCAGTCGGGCGACCTCAACGCCCCCGTCAATGCCCAGTTCGGAAGCCTGATCCGCGGGCAGGTTTCGGAATTCGGCCCCCAGGCGGTTGAACAACTCCCGGTCCGCACGAGCCACCAGGGAAGTCGTGCCGGCGGAATCCTTCAGGGTGACCTCAAATTTGCGGGATTTCCCCTCCCGGTCCAGGGTGATGGTTACCTCATCCCCCGGGCGGAAGCCTGCAATCAGCTCCTGCAGGCGGGGCGAACTGGCAACGGGTTTGTCGTTCACTGCCGTGATAATATCCCCTTCGAGGATGCCGGCCTCCTGTGCTGCGCTGCCGTCATTTACCGATGCCACGTAAACCCCCGGAATCAGGTCGATACCCTTATCCTCGGCCAGGCGGCCGTCCAGGTTTTGGATCCGTACCCCGAGGATGCCCCGCTGTACGTTCCCGTATTCCAGGAGGTCTTCCACCACCTTGGACACGATGTTGCTGGGTACGGCAAAGCCGTAGCCGCTGTAGCTTCCGGTACGGCTGGCAATGGCCGTATTGATGCCGATCAGGTCGCCGTTGAGGTTGACAAGCGCTCCCCCGCTGTTGCCGGGATTAATGGCCGCATCCGTCTGGATAAAGCTCTCAACGGCCAATTCCTCCCGGTTGATGTTGATGTTCCGCGCCTTGGCGCTGACGATCCCGGCCGTGACCGTGGAGTTCAGGCTAAAGGGGTTGCCGATGGCCAGTACCCATTCGCCTACTTCCACATCGTCCGAATTTACAAGGGCCAGGGATTTCAGGTTTTCGGCTTCGATTTTGAGCAGAGCCAGATCCGTTGTGGGGTCCACCCCGATCACTTTCGCATCGTACGTGCCGTTGTTGTGCAGGGTTACCTCCACCTCATCCGCATTGGCGATGACGTGGTTGTTGGTCACTATATAACCGTCTTTATTGATGATCACGCCAGATCCGGTTCCCATGCGCGGGAGTTCATCGGGATACTCCCCGCGGCTTCCGTCTCGCCCTGGGGAATCGCCCTCCGGGGCTTCAAAGTACCGGCCAAAGGGGCTGTCCTTAAAGAATTCCCGGAACGGGTCCGGCAACTGGCGGTAGCTCCGGCCATAAGACTGGGTTCCGCGCGAGGTGATATGCACTACCGCGTCCAGGACTTTTTCAGTAGTCTCGGTAAAATCCAGGGGGGTAATGTTCCCCTCTTTATCGGCCGTATACAACACGGGTTTGGCCAGGTTTTCGGGTGCCCGGTCCAGGGTTACCCGGCCGGTGTCCTGCCATTTG
This genomic window from Robiginitalea biformata HTCC2501 contains:
- a CDS encoding Do family serine endopeptidase, with product MKKRTINPAQRTYLFAALIALLVSLTVVGIDKWQDTGRVTLDRAPENLAKPVLYTADKEGNITPLDFTETTEKVLDAVVHITSRGTQSYGRSYRQLPDPFREFFKDSPFGRYFEAPEGDSPGRDGSRGEYPDELPRMGTGSGVIINKDGYIVTNNHVIANADEVEVTLHNNGTYDAKVIGVDPTTDLALLKIEAENLKSLALVNSDDVEVGEWVLAIGNPFSLNSTVTAGIVSAKARNININREELAVESFIQTDAAINPGNSGGALVNLNGDLIGINTAIASRTGSYSGYGFAVPSNIVSKVVEDLLEYGNVQRGILGVRIQNLDGRLAEDKGIDLIPGVYVASVNDGSAAQEAGILEGDIITAVNDKPVASSPRLQELIAGFRPGDEVTITLDREGKSRKFEVTLKDSAGTTSLVARADRELFNRLGAEFRNLPADQASELGIDGGVEVARLVPGLLRQETRMREGFIVTRVNGREVNNLEEFRSELEKSEDGGVMLAGRYPDSPKTYYYAFGLDS